The genomic region AAAGTCCTGGCATTCCGGAGAAGGCGCCCGTCATCAAAGCGCTGCGGGAGAAGGGCACGCCCATTATTTCGGAGATTGAGCTGGCCGGCCGCCACACCAAGGCCCGGTGCATCTGCATCACGGGCACCAACGGCAAAACCACCACCACGCTGCTCACCTACCACCTGCTGAAGGAAGCCGGCTACAACGTGGGCCTGGCCGGCAACGTGGGCTTCTCGCTGGCCGAGCAGGTTATCTACGACCAGCACGACTACTTCGTGGTGGAGCTGAGCAGCTTCCAGCTTGATGACACCTACGACTTCCAGCCCTGGATTTCGGTGCTGCTCAACATCACGCCCGACCACCTGGACCGCTACGAATACTCGCTGGAGAAATACGCCCAGTCCAAGCTGCGCATTGTGCGCAACCAGGACAGCAGCAACTACTTTGTTTACAACGCCGACGACGAAACTATCCAGCGCTATTTCAAGGCGGCGCTCCGGCCCGTGAACCAGCTGCCCTTCAGCCTGCACCACCGCCCCGACTATCAGCTGGGCGCGTACTACATTGATGAGGAGGATGTGTGCGTGGATCTGCAGCCGGGCTACCTGAGCAAGACGGAGGAGGTCAGCATTGCGGCCACGCCACTCATTGGGCAGCACAACCGCCAGAACATGCTGGCGGCGGTGCTCTGCGCCCGCTTGGCCGGGCTGGAAAAAACCCAGATTGAAGCCAGCCTCGGCACTTTCCACAACGCCGACCACCGCCTGCAGCCCGTGGGTGAAATTCAGGGCGTGCGCTTCATCAACGACTCCAAAGCCACCAATGTGGAAGCCGCCTGGTACGCCCTCGACGGTATTCGACAGCCCATCGTCTGGATTGCGGGCGGTACCGACAAGGGCAATGACTACACCACGCTGGTGCCGCTGGCCGGCTCGCGCGTGAAGGCCCTCATCTGCCTCGGCGCCGACAACGAGAAGCTGCGCGAAGCCTTCGGCGACGTGGTGCCGCACCTCGAAGAAACCCGCAGCGTGGAAACGGCCGTGCGCCGCGCCGCCGCCCTGGCCGAAGCCGGCGACGTGGTGCTACTGTCACCGGCCTGTGCTAGCTTCGACCTGTTTAAAAACTACGAAGACCGTGGCCGCCAGTTTGCTGCCGCCGTGGCCCGCTACGCCGACGACCTCACCCAGGAAGAAGCCAACGAGTAACGGCAGCATCTCACGCGCCCCAACCCATCACTCCTCCAATCCACCATCATGGACATCATCAAAAACTGGCTGCGGCAGAACCTGAAGGGCGACCCGGTGCTTTGGGGCATCGTGATTCTGTTTTCGCTGATTAGCATGGCCGTGGTGTACTCGGCCACGGGCACGCTGGCCTACAAAAACGAGCTGCGCGGCCGGGCGGGCTCGTCGGAGATGATCCTGTTCAAGCACACCAGCCTGATCTTCGCGGGCCTGGCCCTGATGTGGCTGGCGCACCGCATCGACTACCGCAACTACTCGCGCCTGTCGCTGTACGCGCTGCTGGCCTCGGTGCCGCTGCTGCTGTTCACCTACGTGCTGGGCGGCGACATCAACGGCGCCTCACGCTGGATGACCATCCCGGTTATCAACCAGACCTTCCAGCCCTCCGACTTAGCCAAGCTGGCTCTGATTACGCACCTGGCGTCCATGCTCAGCCGCCGCCAGCAAAACGTGCAGGACTACAAAACCACGCTGCTGCCCGTGATGGTGTGGGTGGGTGTGATTTGCGGCATCATCATTTTGAGTAACGCCTCCACGGCGTTGCTGCTGTTCGTTACCTGCCTGTTGCTCATGTTTATTGGCCGGGTGCCGCTCAAGCAGATGGCCGTGATGGTGGCCATTGGCCTGGTGGTGGGCGGCGTGGGGCTGGCCTCGGGGCAGCGCTACAAAACGGTGCTTTCGCGCATCGAGAGCTTCACCGACAAAAGCAAGCCGGTGCCGTTTCAGCTGGAGCACTCCTACATTGCCATTGCCACGGGCGGCGTCACGGGCAAGGGCCCCGGCAATAGCACCGAGCGCAACATCCTGCCTCACCCGTATTCCGACTTCATCTACGCCGTCATCATCGAGGAATACGGCCTCGTGGGCGGCGTGGCGGTGCTGTTTCTGTACCTCGCGTTCCTCTATCGAGGGCTGCTGACCGTGGTGAACAGCCACGGCGCGTTCGGGGGGCTGCTGTCGGCGGGGCTGAGCTTCAGTCTGGTGCTGCAGGCCATGGTGAACATGGGCGTGGCCGTGGGATTGGGCCCCATTACCGGCCTGCCGCTGCCCCTGCTGAGCATGGGCGGCACCTCGCTCATCTTCACCGGCATCAGCGTCGGTATTATCCTGAGCGTAAGCCGCGGTGAGCGGGAAATCCGCCCCGTAGTCGGCGAACCCGCCGACACCGTGCGGATTCCAAGGAAGATGGCGTATGCATAGTAAAATGCTGATAGCAGCTGACTGGTATGGACTCAGGTTCGAAATATCGCCTGATGAGCCAGAGGTTGGTTTCTATATGAACGTCTACGACAGCAATGGTAACTGCCTTCGCGACGAACTACAGAACGATGAAGCTACCATCAAAGCAGTTGGACTCGAAGTATATGGCATTCCTTTGAATGCATGGAAATTACAAGAATCAAATCCTGTGGGCACTGCCAATAATTCACTTCGCATTATCATCTCTGGCGGTGGTACCGGTGGTCACATCTTCCCGGCTGTAGCCATTGCTAACGAAGTAAAAAGTAGATATCCAAACGCCGAAATCCTGTTTGTGGGCGCCAACGGCCGCATGGAGATGACGCGCGTGCCGGAAGCCGGCTACAAAATCGTGGGCCTCGATATCAGCGGCCTGCAGCGCCGCCTCACGCCCGAAAACCTGATGTTTCCCATCAAGGTGATGCGCGCCGTGCGCAAAGCCGGCAAGCTCATCGAGCAGTTTCGGCCTGATGCCGTGGTGGGGGTGGGCGGCTACGCCTCTGCCCCGGTGCTGCTGGCCGCCACCTCGCGCGGTATTCCCAGCCTCATTCAGGAGCAGAACTCCTACGCCGGCCTCGTCAACAAACTGCTGGCCAAGCGGGTCGATAAAATCTGTGTGGCCTACGACGGCATGGACAAGTTCTTCCCCGCCGACCGCCTCGTGCTCACCGGCAACCCGGTCCGCACCGAAATTGCCACCGGCAACCGCGCCGAGGCGCTGGCTTTCTTTGGGCTCGATGCCAGCCGGCCAGTGCTGCTCGTGATTGGGGGTAGCCTGGGCGCGCGCACGCTCAACCAGGCCACCGCCGCTGCGCTGCCCCGCTTGCAGGCCGCCGACGTGCAACTTCTCTGGCAAACCGGCAAAGTTTACTATCCGCAGGCCCAAGAGCAGGCCGCTCCCTACGCCGCCACCGGCCAGCACGCGCTGGAGTTCGTGCAGCGCATGGACCTGGCCTACGCCGCCGCCGACGTGGTGGTCAGCCGGGCCGGGGCGCTGTCGGTGTCGGAGCTATGCCTCACGGGCAAGCCCAGCATCCTGGTGCCCTCGCCCAACGTGGCCGAAGACCACCAGACCAAAAACGCTATGGCCCTGGTGCGCAAAGATGCTGCCTTGCTGGTCCCCGACACCGAAGCCGCCACCCGCCTCTACGACGAGGCCCTGGCGCTACTACAGAACCCCACGCAACAGCAGCAGCTGAGCGCCAACGTGCTCCAGCTCGCCCGCCCTGCCGCCACCACCACCATCGTGGACGAGCTGCTGAAGCTGGTAAAGCAGTAGTAACTATATCCCGTCATGCTGAGCTTGCCGAAGCATCTCTACCGCTTCGTTGCAGTGCCAGTTGGTTAGCCAATTGGTTAGCCAGCAGTAGAGATGCTTCGGCAAGCTCAGCATGCCGCTCACCTCATCACTCCATCACCTCATCACCCCATCACTTCACTTGAAACAGCTCGTCTACTTCCTTGGCATTGGCGGCATCGGTATGTCGGCGCTGGCCCGCTGGTTTCAGGCCAACGGCCACCAGGTGTCGGGCTACGACAAAACCCGCACGCCCCTGACCGACGCACTGGAGGCCGAAGGCATTGCCGTGCATTTCGAGGATGCTGTAGACCAGATTCCGGCCGAAGTGCGCCAGAACCCCGAAAATACGCTCGTAGTCCTGACCCCGGCCATCCCGAAAGACCACCAGGAGTGGGCCTGGCTGCGCGAAAACGGCTTCGACATTCGTAAGCGCAGCCAGGTGCTGGGCGTGCTCACGCAGGGCCACCGCACCATTGCCGTGGCCGGCACTCACGGCAAAACCACCACCAGCAGCATGGTGGCGCACCTGTTGCACCACGCCGGCGTACCCTGCGCGGCTTTCCTGGGCGGCATCAGCGTGAACCTGGGCTCCAACCTGCTGCTGCCGCCCGCTGTGGTCCCACGAGTTGCCGAAGGCCTCGTGGAACCACTACCAGAAAACGACCAGCGTGCAGGCATCAGCAACGAGAGTGGCACCACGCCGGCCAACGTCCCCGTTGTAGTGGAAGCCGACGAGTATGACCGCAGCTTCCTGACCCTGCACCCCACCATTGCCATCGTCACGAGCACCGACGCCGACCACCTCGACATCTACGGCGACAAAGAGTCGCTGGTGGAGTCGTTCCGGCAGTTTGTGGGCCAGATTCAGTCCGGGGGCACCCTCATCATCAACCACACCGCCGACCCCAGCGTGGCCGCTTCCGCCCCGGCCGGCGTACGGGTGATCCGCTACGGCTTGTCGCAGGAGCAGGGGCCGGAACTGTACGCCACAGGCATCACAGCCCAGGGCCACGAGTTCCATTTTGATCTGCACGGGCCGTTGGGCACCGTAGCCGGCCTCAAGCTGGCCGTGCCGGGCTTCCACAACGTGGAAAACATGCTGGCCGCCGCCGCTGTGGCCCAGCTGGAAGGGGTGGCGCCCCAGGCCCTGCAGGCGGCTGTGGCGGCCTACCGGGGCGTAAAGCGCCGCTTCGAGTTCATCCTGACGGCCGGCACGCCCGCCGCGCCCCAGGTGTATCTCGATGATTATGCCCACCACCCACGCGAAATCGAGGCCTTCCTGCGTTCTGTGCGGGCGCTCTATCCGGGCCGCCGACTGCGCGTCATCTTCCAGCCCCACCTGTTTTCCCGCACCCGCGACTTCGCGCCGGGCTTCGCCGAAAGCCTGAGTCTGGCCGATGAAGTGGTGCTGATGGACATCTACCCGGCCCGGGAGCTACCCATGCCCGGCGTGACGTCGGAATTGATTTTGTCCCAAATAACCGCGCCCAAAAAATCGTTGCAGACCCGCGACGAAATTCTGGCAAATGCCGAAACAGGCACGGATTTCGACGTGCTGGCCACCGTCGGAGCCGGCGACATCGACCAGCTGGTACCGCGTTTAAAGAATATTTTACATCTTCGTTGGCATGGAACTCAAGCGTAAGGTCAATAACGTGCTGTTTGCAACCGGCTGCCTCGTGCTGCTGGGCGGGCTGGCCGTGTTCGCCGGCGTACGCCAGGCCAGCCGCCCCGTGGGCCAGGTGATTGTGACTATCGGCAACGAGTTCAACAACTTCTTCATCAGCGAGCGGGAAGTAACGGCCCTGCTCACCCGCGACGGCCGGCAGCGCCTGGAGGGCACCACGCCCGACGAGCTCAACCTG from Hymenobacter canadensis harbors:
- the murD gene encoding UDP-N-acetylmuramoyl-L-alanine--D-glutamate ligase codes for the protein MHYVILGAGESGVGAALLAQAKGHSVFVSDQSPIQPVYKEKLHAAGIPFEEGQHTMAEVLKADEVVKSPGIPEKAPVIKALREKGTPIISEIELAGRHTKARCICITGTNGKTTTTLLTYHLLKEAGYNVGLAGNVGFSLAEQVIYDQHDYFVVELSSFQLDDTYDFQPWISVLLNITPDHLDRYEYSLEKYAQSKLRIVRNQDSSNYFVYNADDETIQRYFKAALRPVNQLPFSLHHRPDYQLGAYYIDEEDVCVDLQPGYLSKTEEVSIAATPLIGQHNRQNMLAAVLCARLAGLEKTQIEASLGTFHNADHRLQPVGEIQGVRFINDSKATNVEAAWYALDGIRQPIVWIAGGTDKGNDYTTLVPLAGSRVKALICLGADNEKLREAFGDVVPHLEETRSVETAVRRAAALAEAGDVVLLSPACASFDLFKNYEDRGRQFAAAVARYADDLTQEEANE
- a CDS encoding FtsW/RodA/SpoVE family cell cycle protein, which codes for MDIIKNWLRQNLKGDPVLWGIVILFSLISMAVVYSATGTLAYKNELRGRAGSSEMILFKHTSLIFAGLALMWLAHRIDYRNYSRLSLYALLASVPLLLFTYVLGGDINGASRWMTIPVINQTFQPSDLAKLALITHLASMLSRRQQNVQDYKTTLLPVMVWVGVICGIIILSNASTALLLFVTCLLLMFIGRVPLKQMAVMVAIGLVVGGVGLASGQRYKTVLSRIESFTDKSKPVPFQLEHSYIAIATGGVTGKGPGNSTERNILPHPYSDFIYAVIIEEYGLVGGVAVLFLYLAFLYRGLLTVVNSHGAFGGLLSAGLSFSLVLQAMVNMGVAVGLGPITGLPLPLLSMGGTSLIFTGISVGIILSVSRGEREIRPVVGEPADTVRIPRKMAYA
- the murG gene encoding undecaprenyldiphospho-muramoylpentapeptide beta-N-acetylglucosaminyltransferase translates to MGTANNSLRIIISGGGTGGHIFPAVAIANEVKSRYPNAEILFVGANGRMEMTRVPEAGYKIVGLDISGLQRRLTPENLMFPIKVMRAVRKAGKLIEQFRPDAVVGVGGYASAPVLLAATSRGIPSLIQEQNSYAGLVNKLLAKRVDKICVAYDGMDKFFPADRLVLTGNPVRTEIATGNRAEALAFFGLDASRPVLLVIGGSLGARTLNQATAAALPRLQAADVQLLWQTGKVYYPQAQEQAAPYAATGQHALEFVQRMDLAYAAADVVVSRAGALSVSELCLTGKPSILVPSPNVAEDHQTKNAMALVRKDAALLVPDTEAATRLYDEALALLQNPTQQQQLSANVLQLARPAATTTIVDELLKLVKQ
- a CDS encoding UDP-N-acetylmuramate--L-alanine ligase; translation: MSALARWFQANGHQVSGYDKTRTPLTDALEAEGIAVHFEDAVDQIPAEVRQNPENTLVVLTPAIPKDHQEWAWLRENGFDIRKRSQVLGVLTQGHRTIAVAGTHGKTTTSSMVAHLLHHAGVPCAAFLGGISVNLGSNLLLPPAVVPRVAEGLVEPLPENDQRAGISNESGTTPANVPVVVEADEYDRSFLTLHPTIAIVTSTDADHLDIYGDKESLVESFRQFVGQIQSGGTLIINHTADPSVAASAPAGVRVIRYGLSQEQGPELYATGITAQGHEFHFDLHGPLGTVAGLKLAVPGFHNVENMLAAAAVAQLEGVAPQALQAAVAAYRGVKRRFEFILTAGTPAAPQVYLDDYAHHPREIEAFLRSVRALYPGRRLRVIFQPHLFSRTRDFAPGFAESLSLADEVVLMDIYPARELPMPGVTSELILSQITAPKKSLQTRDEILANAETGTDFDVLATVGAGDIDQLVPRLKNILHLRWHGTQA